In the genome of Arachis hypogaea cultivar Tifrunner chromosome 9, arahy.Tifrunner.gnm2.J5K5, whole genome shotgun sequence, the window GCATAATTCACTGGTACAGGTAGGGCATTTTCCACTTATATGAGCCTGAATTTGAGCAGAGTTATTCATTTTATCCTTAGGAATCTTACTCAGGTTTGTGAATTGTaacttgaattttgaagtttgagGGGAAGATTCTTGTTGTGAATTGAGATGGATCACAATTAATGTCAAGGGACTGTGTAGCTGAATGAGATAAATTATCTGCTTAATAGTAGTTGGATTCCTTTTCAATGTTTAAAAAACTTTTAAcaatttgcatgaattataatGAAGCTTTATTTTGTTGGAACACGGCCCAAGCAATTTTGGTGGAATAAGAGAGTGAGTATTTTTGGGAAAGAGAAGAAAAGTAGGTGTTTTGCCCAAATCAACTTGAGTGAGTATTTagggaaagagaagaaaagtAGGTGTTTCGCCCAAATCAACCTGAGTTTTCTATTGTTGTGATTATTTTACTCATAAACCCTTGTTTTAGATTAAGAGAATCTTTAAATGTGAATTGTATTAAATGTATGTGTCATTCTAACACGTTTTGTGCTGATAGGTTTCCTCCCTTCTCCATTTTGCTTATATCATTGTTGTTTTATGCAAATGGTGTAGGAGTGGGGATTGGACCTTGCAAAAGAGAACAATATTAATTCTGCAACGGTAAAATACACACAATTCCTGTTAGCCACAGCCTCTGGGAAGATTGAAGGACTAAAAGGTGCTGGTAAACTCGCAACACCATTTGAGAAAACAAAAATTGCTGCTTACACTTTAGGTGCGATGACTCCTTGCATGAGACTTTATGCTTTTCTGGGTAAGAAGTTCCAGGAGCTTCTAGATTCCGATGAAAGTACTCACCCATATAAGAAGTGGATTGACAACTATGCTTCTGATGGTTTCCAGGTTTGTCATATTCAGTAAAGCTATACCATATTGCCCATTGCGATTGCTTGGATACCATTCTGAATCTTGGTCAAATATACATTTCATTCATGATTTTCTTGTGGCTGCAACCACTCAGTTATTCTTATATTTGAATTTAGGCTTCTGCTCTGCAAACTGAAGATTTGCTTGACAAACTAAGTGTCTCTTTGACTGGGGAAGAACTTGATGTAATTGAAAAGCTTTATTACCAAGCAATGAAGCTTGAAATTGACTTCTTCTCTGCTCAGCCACTTTTTCAGCCAACTATATTGCCCTTGACTAAAGGACATAACCCTACCAGAGATCATCTTGTGATTTTTAGCGATTTTGATTTGACATGCACTGTTGTTGATTCATCTGCCATCTTGGCAGAAATTGCAATAGTGACAGCACCAAAATCTGATCAGAATCAGACTGAAGATCAAATGGTTCGGTTGTCATCTTCTGATCTCAGGAATACATGGGGTTTCCTATCCAAACAATATACAGAGGAGTATGAGCAATGTATAGAGCTCATTATGCCTGCAAATAAATGTATGGTGATTTCTATATCCTCTGTAAGTCTTCAGTGCTTACACAGAAATTTTGTTAATTGGCCTTGTGTGCTTTGCAGTGGATAATTTTGACTATAAAGAACTGTCTACAGCACTTGAGCAACTTTCAAAATTTGAGAACACAGCAAATAATAGGGTTATTGAGTCAGGGGTACTCAAAGGCATAAATCTAGAAGACATAAAGCGTGCTGGAGAGCGTCTGATCCTTCAAGATGGATGCTCCAACTTTTTTCAGAGAATTGTTAAGAATGAAAATTTGAATGCCAAGGTGCATGTTCTCTCCTACTGCTGGTGTGGAGACCTCATTAGATCTGCTTTCTCCTCAGGTATGTTCGTCAATGCGagctttaatttattctttttctgGATACTTATAATTTTAGTTGCTCATTTTAAAAATTGAGTTTGTGAAATTCAAATTCATTTCCCTTGGGATACTGCTTCGATTAGAAGTAGATTATTGTGCTGATTTTGGACTGCCTTCAGGATTTGCTTTGTTGCTGTATTTGTAATGCTAATTGCTCTGTCTGTCATGGGTTTTGTGTTGTAACCTTTCCTATTCATGGTGTGTTTAAGAGTATCTGTCAGGAATAAGGTGGGAACAGCATTGTGAGAATCATGAAATTTTCTGTGTATTGAGTTGTAGAAGATAAccattcttttgataatttgttTAGAAATGCGAAGGACTTTGTTTCATACTTTGCTCATAGTTGTTATGAGATAAATTCTATTGTTGtacaaaaaaaatggaaagtCATGCTACAATTTTGAGCCACTTTATTAGTTCAACGGTTTTCTACATGAATCTCTACTTTGATGTAGATAATTTTTAACTTCCGAAGATTTGATTGCAGAATATATCTTCAGCTTTTATTATGAAGCATGGTATTTTTAAGTTACCGACTTACCCTTCATATTTTGACATGGTAAAGCATGACTTTCTGTGTTGGAATGGCTTATCAGAAAGAACTGAATCACCAAGAGCTACTTATTCTTTGCTTTCTTGGTCATGTTTATCTGTTGGACATATGCGCACTTTTCTGTGGAGTAATTGTTTCTTTGATCAAGCCTCTGTTTCTTTTATGTGATTTTAGTAATTCTTGATTTCTTTCTTAGTTGCCTTCAAGTGGTTTATTTTTTATAGTTGGAAATTTGGCAACTTAATTAAATAGGCAAATTATTTTTCTAACAGCTGATTTAAAGGAGTTGGATGTCCATGCAAATGAATTCACTTATGAGGGATCTGTTTCCTCGGGTGAAATTCTTAAGAAGGTGGAGTCTCCCATTGACAAAGTCCAAGCTTTTCGCGATATATTGAAGAATTCCAATGATGACAAAAAGAAATTAACTGTTTATATTGGAGACTCGGTGGGTGATTTACTTTgtctacttgaagcagatatagGAATCGTTATTGGTTCAAGTTCAAGCCTTAGGAGCGTAGGGGCACAATTCGGTGTTACATTTGTCCCATTGTTTTCTGGGTTGGTTAAGAAACAGAAAGAATACAATGAAGAAAGCTGTTCTAATTGGAAGGGTTTATCTGGCATTCTTTATACAGTTTCTAGTTGGGCTGaagtgcatgcttttattttgggTTGTTAGTATTGTGTCTTGCACACCTAAATTCATGCTAAACTAAAAAGAAaggaacatatataaatatatagtgcaATACAGAATATACAAGCAGGTGGCTAATTTTATTAGGGGCCACAGATTTTCTGCTGTCTCTCTTGCTTCTCTTACAGGCCGTTGCAATTCAGAGATATGGTATCAGTCTGATTAAATGTTCTATGGATGTGCTGTAACCAGGGTATCTGTAGTATTCTGGAATGTGCTCAAGGTTTTTCTTTGAAATTTCTGTGATCATGGCTATTGATACCTTTTTTCCCTCCCTTAAATGTTGTCAGGTATGAGAAATTTCAGACAGCAATAATCAAATGCTTGTTAGATCAGGATAACAATTCAGACTGTGAAGTCTTGTACTGGTATTTTAGTAGGTTATTGCTGTTCcattttttaaagaatttggcagAGATCCTGTGTATTTTCAGTTTACTCAATGGTCATTTATGAATGCAGATGCCGAAGTGATGTGCATCTTTGTATTGGGccactttttttcttgttttattctctgtttataattttttctttggcTGTTTTAATCCTTGGTTATATGTTTATAATCCTTGCATATGGATAAAacaacaaataaagaaagaaacttAGAAACACGCATTCGAAATTATTTCCTTTAACGCCGAGTGTGGTTGAGAAGATattgattataatttaaaaagaataatatatttAAGTGCATAATATTTTCTCTTAAATGAGTAACTGCATTCTTAGAGAATATATATCAGAAAACtggaatttaaactttttaaaatgagGAAATTGGTAAAGTAATAAAGTGAGATATTAATTACCactgaatttataatttttacgatatgtaagttttattattttaattcaacTGTGATTAAATGTTTATTTTTTCACTTTACAAATTCTTGTTTTTTAGAGAATTTTGATTCGAaaagtaaaattgaaaaagatgaaATCTCAGTTAACCAACCCACCACTTACCATTGTGCCGTCGTTGTTACTCCACAATTATAGCTATACATTACATACTCTTTTGCTAGATACAAAAAATTTTCACCAACTCTAATGATATATGTCTGCATTAGTTTTTCGTCTTCTGGAAAAAGCACTCTTTGAGAAAAACTGAAAAAGTACTCTttgagaaaaattgaaaaagatcttCGTACTTATAATATACTGAGAATATGCACTTTTTACGAGTCCAAAACAGTttaaccaataatacttttctccTAAAATGCGTCCATCAATGGCATCGGTGGCAGTTAAACTAACCTAGCTCAGAGGACTTCTTTCTGATTTCAAGGTCTAAATCCCTCCATCAATGCTATGTTATGACTC includes:
- the LOC112710958 gene encoding bifunctional TH2 protein, mitochondrial, yielding MCMRFFLPNPIKTLIAATSSPPSSFRLLSSLRSCRFDSALTRNHTTLRSPIGRRMTSIAASVNNESGLARRFWIKFTRESVFAMYTPFVIALASGNLHIDSFRHYIAQDVHFLRAFAQAYELAEDCADDDDAKAGISELRKAVLEELKMHNSLVQEWGLDLAKENNINSATVKYTQFLLATASGKIEGLKGAGKLATPFEKTKIAAYTLGAMTPCMRLYAFLGKKFQELLDSDESTHPYKKWIDNYASDGFQASALQTEDLLDKLSVSLTGEELDVIEKLYYQAMKLEIDFFSAQPLFQPTILPLTKGHNPTRDHLVIFSDFDLTCTVVDSSAILAEIAIVTAPKSDQNQTEDQMVRLSSSDLRNTWGFLSKQYTEEYEQCIELIMPANKLDNFDYKELSTALEQLSKFENTANNRVIESGVLKGINLEDIKRAGERLILQDGCSNFFQRIVKNENLNAKVHVLSYCWCGDLIRSAFSSADLKELDVHANEFTYEGSVSSGEILKKVESPIDKVQAFRDILKNSNDDKKKLTVYIGDSVGDLLCLLEADIGIVIGSSSSLRSVGAQFGVTFVPLFSGLVKKQKEYNEESCSNWKGLSGILYTVSSWAEVHAFILGC